One genomic region from Chlamydia poikilotherma encodes:
- a CDS encoding ATP-dependent helicase has translation MLTSELNEAQIAAVTSPLSPILVLAGAGAGKTRVVTCRILHLINEGIAPKEILAVTFTNKAAKELKERILHQCPQAHGADIPMVCTFHSLGVFILRRSIQALNRENNFIIYDQSDTDKLLKQCLQKFNLKKTLSNSIQYHISQAKNRLLYPEDLDPEEYIDPVVSIYKEYQQRLNETNALDFDDLLFLTVKLFKEFPEIRKEYSELWKALLIDEYQDTNHAQYMMAQTIAGKHQNIFAVGDPDQSIYSWRGANIHNILNFEKDYPRALVLRLEDNYRSYGNILNAANALIQNNASRLKKDLRSVKGPGEKIRVFLGKTDKEEAEFVADEINRLHRRANIPLRDICIFYRTNFQSRTFEDALLRRRIPYEILGGLSFYKRKEIQDILAFLRMFTAKCDVVAFDRIVNLPKRGLGPSTISSLIDYALTNNLPMLEACKNALESQAVKLSKKQQEGLRSYLSIFQQLEHAYETLTLNEFVVATIRITGYLQVLKEDPDTFEDRKSNLDELASKTFEWEQQNTEGTLESFLDDLALKSSTDETELITDRVNLMTIHNGKGLEFRIAFVVGLEENLFPHANSKGNYENLEEERRLCYVGITRAQDLLYLTAAQTRFLWGTVRVMKPSRFLKEIPRDYLIQVH, from the coding sequence ATGCTCACTTCAGAATTAAACGAAGCACAAATTGCAGCTGTCACCTCACCATTAAGTCCTATTTTGGTTCTTGCTGGAGCTGGAGCTGGGAAAACTCGCGTGGTAACATGCCGTATTCTCCATTTAATCAATGAAGGTATTGCTCCTAAAGAAATCCTAGCTGTTACTTTCACCAATAAAGCAGCAAAAGAACTTAAAGAACGTATTTTGCATCAATGCCCTCAAGCTCATGGTGCGGATATTCCTATGGTATGTACATTCCATAGCCTAGGAGTCTTTATCCTACGCCGGTCCATACAAGCTTTAAACAGAGAAAATAATTTTATTATCTATGATCAAAGTGACACGGACAAGCTTCTTAAGCAATGTTTGCAAAAATTTAATTTAAAGAAAACTCTGAGTAATTCGATACAATATCACATATCCCAAGCAAAAAATCGTCTATTGTATCCTGAAGATTTAGATCCTGAAGAATATATTGATCCGGTGGTTTCTATTTATAAAGAATACCAGCAACGTCTAAATGAAACTAATGCTTTGGACTTTGATGATCTTTTATTTCTTACTGTAAAGCTATTTAAGGAATTCCCTGAAATCAGAAAAGAATATAGCGAACTATGGAAAGCTCTTCTTATTGATGAGTATCAAGATACCAACCACGCACAATATATGATGGCTCAGACTATCGCAGGGAAACATCAAAATATATTTGCTGTAGGAGATCCTGATCAATCTATCTACTCTTGGCGCGGAGCGAATATCCATAATATTTTAAACTTTGAAAAAGATTATCCCAGAGCTCTTGTCCTACGTTTAGAAGACAATTACCGTAGTTATGGGAATATTCTTAATGCTGCTAACGCTTTAATTCAAAATAACGCCTCGAGACTAAAGAAAGACTTACGAAGCGTAAAGGGTCCTGGAGAAAAAATTCGTGTATTTCTAGGAAAAACAGACAAGGAAGAAGCGGAATTTGTAGCAGATGAAATCAATCGTCTCCATAGAAGAGCGAATATTCCTCTACGTGATATTTGTATTTTTTATAGAACAAACTTCCAATCTCGCACCTTCGAAGATGCTTTATTACGTAGACGTATTCCCTATGAAATTCTTGGAGGGCTATCTTTCTACAAACGCAAAGAAATTCAAGATATCTTAGCTTTTCTAAGAATGTTCACTGCCAAATGCGATGTTGTTGCCTTTGACAGAATAGTAAATCTTCCCAAACGCGGTTTAGGGCCTTCTACGATTTCTTCTTTAATAGACTACGCTCTCACCAATAATCTACCCATGTTAGAAGCATGTAAAAATGCTTTAGAAAGTCAAGCCGTAAAGTTATCTAAGAAACAACAAGAAGGTCTAAGAAGTTATCTAAGTATTTTCCAACAACTCGAACATGCTTATGAAACCCTCACTCTTAATGAGTTTGTTGTCGCTACCATACGAATTACAGGATACCTTCAAGTATTAAAGGAAGATCCTGATACTTTCGAAGATAGAAAAAGCAACCTTGATGAACTTGCTTCAAAAACTTTTGAGTGGGAACAGCAAAATACAGAGGGCACCCTAGAAAGCTTCTTAGATGATTTAGCTTTAAAAAGTTCTACAGACGAAACAGAACTTATTACAGATCGTGTCAATCTTATGACAATTCATAATGGCAAGGGATTAGAGTTTCGCATAGCCTTTGTTGTAGGCTTAGAGGAAAATCTCTTCCCCCACGCAAACTCTAAAGGAAATTATGAAAATCTTGAAGAAGAACGGCGGCTATGCTACGTAGGAATCACTAGAGCCCAAGATCTCCTTTATTTAACCGCAGCACAAACTCGTTTTCTTTGGGGCACAGTTCGTGTCATGAAACCGAGTC